A single window of Salvia splendens isolate huo1 chromosome 6, SspV2, whole genome shotgun sequence DNA harbors:
- the LOC121808776 gene encoding uncharacterized protein LOC121808776, with protein sequence MNKNFIFLICNGILVFLAKTSSFVRPPSPSDLDHALHKRIGNALEEETEAEETLSDKHIISLGDEETISPYQGEEVDGELDEIELRDCCLFEDVDDRDQEVCRGGEEVDEIEKLSDDELNQKFEDFIRRMKEEFQINDHQRKQLVLVN encoded by the coding sequence ATGAACAAGAACTTCATTTTCCTAATCTGCAACGGCATCCTCGTCTTCCTCGCCAAAACCTCCTCCTTTGTCCGCCCTCCTTCGCCTTCTGATCTCGACCACGCGCTGCACAAGAGAATCGGCAACGCCCTGGAAGAAGAGACAGAGGCAGAAGAAACCCTTTCAGATAAACATATAATAAGCTTGGGAGATGAAGAGACGATTAGTCCGTATCAAGGAGAGGAGGTGGATGGTGAATTAGATGAGATTGAGCTCCGAGATTGCTGCCTTTTCGAAGATGTGGATGATCGAGATCAAGAGGTTTGTAGAGGAGGGGAAGAAGTTGATGAAATAGAGAAGCTGAGTGACGATGAATTGAACCAGAAATTTGAAGATTTCATTAGGAGGATGAAGGAGGAGTTTCAGATTAATGATCATCAACGAAAACAACTAGTCTTGGTTAACTAA